In Mangifera indica cultivar Alphonso chromosome 1, CATAS_Mindica_2.1, whole genome shotgun sequence, a single genomic region encodes these proteins:
- the LOC123228395 gene encoding mitochondrial uncoupling protein 5 → MGLKGFVEGGIASIVAGCSTHPLDLLKVRMQLQGEAHAPTQAVQSLRPALAFHTTTAVSAVHVPPPRVGLITVGVRLVEQEGLAALFSGVSATVLRQSLYSTTRMGLYDILKKKWTDPETRSMPLASKILAGLIAGGIGAAVGNPADVAMVRMQADGRLPPAQRRNYKSVVDAITRMAKQEGLASLWRGSSLTVNRAMLVTASQLASYDQIKEIILEKGLMRDGLGTHVTASFAAGFVAAVASNPVDVIKTRVMNMKVEPGMAPPYKGAIDCAMKTVKAEGPMALYKGFIPTISRQGPFTVVLFVTLEQVRKLLKDF, encoded by the coding sequence ATGGGTCTCAAAGGATTTGTGGAAGGCGGTATCGCTTCTATTGTCGCCGGCTGTTCGACTCATCCACTCGATCTCCTCAAAGTCCGCATGCAGCTTCAGGGTGAAGCCCACGCGCCCACACAAGCGGTTCAATCTCTCCGCCCCGCTCTCGCCTTCCATACCACCACCGCCGTCTCTGCCGTTCACGTCCCACCACCACGTGTTGGTCTCATCACGGTCGGCGTCCGTCTCGTCGAACAAGAAGGACTTGCAGCTCTTTTTTCCGGCGTCTCCGCCACCGTTCTCCGTCAGTCTCTATACTCCACCACCCGGATGGGCCTTTACGATATTCTCAAAAAGAAATGGACAGACCCCGAAACCCGAAGCATGCCTCTCGCGAGCAAAATCCTCGCTGGTTTAATCGCCGGGGGAATCGGAGCCGCTGTTGGGAACCCTGCTGATGTGGCAATGGTTCGTATGCAGGCCGACGGTAGACTTCCTCCGGCTCAGCGTCGGAACTACAAGAGCGTGGTGGACGCCATCACGAGAATGGCAAAACAGGAGGGCCTGGCGAGCCTGTGGCGCGGCTCATCCCTTACGGTGAATCGCGCCATGTTAGTTACAGCGTCACAGTTAGCTTCGTACGATCAGATCAAAGAAATAATCTTGGAGAAAGGCCTGATGCGTGATGGGCTGGGGACGCACGTGACAGCGAGTTTCGCAGCGGGGTTCGTGGCGGCGGTGGCGTCAAACCCGGTGGATGTGATAAAGACAAGGGTGATGAACATGAAGGTGGAGCCGGGGATGGCGCCGCCGTACAAGGGGGCGATAGATTGTGCGATGAAGACAGTAAAAGCGGAGGGGCCGATGGCTCTGTATAAAGGTTTTATTCCGACGATATCGAGACAAGGGCCGTTTACGGTCGTCCTGTTTGTTACGCTAGAACAAGTCAGGAAATTGCTCAAGGATttctaa